A stretch of Rhododendron vialii isolate Sample 1 chromosome 4a, ASM3025357v1 DNA encodes these proteins:
- the LOC131323402 gene encoding uncharacterized protein LOC131323402 yields the protein MAARQSGLDSFSLFSSSGDKIPLGFGYLDSSEKPLLLPLPACVEVFPSEVSSSVKYTAEPVDLSGLTLLKGRVSTQEVFQLSNSDLVPGKYEGGLKLWEGSLDLVKSLQSELQDGRLSLNGKRVLELGCGHGLPGIWMGLEGAAVVHFQDFNAEVLRCLTIPNVNANCLKKSPSFATDVREWNTDAEFRFFAGDWSEVHQILPHTWTNEKEQNCCPSLDQPVGYDIILMAETVYSVSALPHLYELVKKCLNRPNGVVYMAAKKHYFGVGGGSRRFLSLVEKDAIMEACLVAEVADGSSNVREVWKLHFK from the exons ATGGCGGCAAGGCAATCAGGACTCGATTCTTTTAGTCTATTCTCTTCATCTGGGGACAAAATCCCATTAGGTTTTGGGTATCTTGATTCATCAGAGAAGCCCCTGCTGCTTCCCCTTCCTGCTTGTGTTGAAGTTTTTCCCTCTGAG GTTTCCTCATCTGTCAAATACACAGCGGAGCCTGTGGATTTGAGTGGACTTACATTGCTCAAG GGTAGGGTGAGTACTCAGGAGGTTTTCCAATTATCAAATTCTGACTTGGTCCCTGGTAAATATGAAG GTGGCCTGAAACTGTGGGAAGGTTCACTGGATTTAGTCAAATCGCTACAATCGGAGTTGCAAGATGGGCGCTTATCACTTAATGGAAAGCGGGTGTTAGAG CTTGGGTGCGGTCATGGACTTCCTGGAATCTGGATGGGCCTTGAG GGTGCTGCTGTCGTTCATTTCCAGGATTTTAATGCTGAGGTCCTGCGATGCCTCACTATTCCCAATGTAAATGCTAATTGTCTAAAGAAGTCTCCATCTTTCGCTACAGATGTGAGAGAGTGGAATACAGATGCAGAATTTCGTTTTTTTGCTGGTGATTGGAGTGAAGTTCATCAAATACTTCCTCATACATGGACCAATGAAAAGGAGCAGAACTGTTGCCCATCTCTGGATCAGCCTGTTGGTTATGATATTATCCTTATGGCAGAGACAGTTTATTCCGTATCTGCCCTGCCCCATCTTTATGAGCTTGTTAAAAAG TGTTTGAATCGTCCAAATGGAGTTGTCTACATGGCAGCCAAGAAGCATTACTTCGGAGTAGGAGGAGGGTCGAGGCGATTTCTCTCTTTGGTGGAGAAAGATG CTATTATGGAAGCTTGCCTGGTTGCTGAAGTAGCCGATGGCTCCTCCAATGTACGAGAGGTATGGAAACTTCATTTTAAGTAG